The Anopheles merus strain MAF chromosome 2L, AmerM5.1, whole genome shotgun sequence genome has a segment encoding these proteins:
- the LOC121592553 gene encoding angiopoietin-related protein 1-like has protein sequence MRSILGSLLILFIICFETESQGSGYGYEMITARLDSLQGLESDLLTYTNDTVQQLSKMVQLLTRMQLNGSGNPAAVPGLPVPVGASCRDVPSRVSGIYRIDPDHPFNEPMTVLCDQQYEGGGWTVIQRRFDGSVNFFRDWQDYKRGFGTLHGEFWLGLEQIYRLTNVAPHELAVVMEDFDGVSVAARYQKFRIGAETLNYGVMELGSCNPCGAGDAMRIHLNESFSTYDRDRSKAAFNCAAVFKGGWWFYRCHRCNLNGEYLKGKLTDAQDSQGLMWMDFRGDKYSLKSTKMMIRPIKR, from the exons ATGCGTTCCATTCTTGGCAGCTTGTTAATACTGTTTATCATCTGTTTCGAGACTGAATCACAAGGTTCCGGCTATGGATACGAGATGATCACGGCCCGACTCGACTCGCTGCAGGGTCTGGAGTCGGATCTGCTCACCTACACCAACGACACGGTACAGCAGCTGTCCAAGATGGTACAGCTGCTCACGCGAATGCAGCTGAACGGGTCGGGCAATCCAGCAGCAGTACCGGGCTTGCCAGTGCCCGTGGGAGCGTCCTGCCGTGATGTTCCCTCCCGCGTGTCCGGCATCTATCGTATCGATCCCGACCATCCGTTCAACGAGCCGATGACGGTGCTGTGCGATCAGCAGTACGAAGGTGGCGGTTGGACCGTCATTCAGCGACGGTTCGATGGGTCGGTAAACTTCTTCCGCGACTGGCAGGACTACAAGCGTGGGTTCGGCACACTGCACGGCGAGTTTTGGCTAGGATTGGAGCAGATCTACCGGCTCACGAATGTGGCCCCGCACGAGCTGGCTGTGGTGATGGAGGATTTTGATGGAGTGAGCGTGGCGGCACGATATCAAAAGTTCCGCATCGGAGCGGAAACGTTAAACTACGGTGTGATGGAGCTGGGCAGCTGTAATCCTTGCGGTGCGGGGGATGCGATGCGGATCCATCTGAACGAAAGCTTCTCGACGTACGATCGCGATCGAAGCAAGGCGGCGTTTAACTGTGCTGCGGTGTTTAAGGGCGGCTGGTGGTTCTATCGCTGCCATCGATG CAATCTGAACGGAGAGTATCTGAAGGGAAAGTTGACCGATGCCCAGGACTCCCAGGGTTTGATGTGGATGGATTTCCGGGGGGACAAATATTCACTCAAATCAACAAAGATGATGATACGACCCATAAAGCGATAG